A single genomic interval of Agromyces cerinus harbors:
- a CDS encoding endonuclease/exonuclease/phosphatase family protein yields MTDAALIGPVSAPDVHVMTFNVRRRTTALPGSPDRWNARAPLVRRLLRAEQPTLLGVQEALADQVDAVAGAHGSRYRRVGRGRSATGGGEHCAIFYDADRLELTAWRQRALSATPDAPGSRSFGNLTRRIVVSAEFTDTATGSALIVFNTHLDHVSGRSRLASAAMILNLVLQAESADPDAAIVVTGDFNAGAGSAVTRRLTAEGALRDAWDAASERLTPPWGTYSNYRAPRPGGSRIDRILVGRRVDVLRAGVNAARFDGRAASDHEPVQAVLRPAVRPTISSDGMIRTSLRRPEGPAEIVGDVLRVLSIVVAGIGWGPLSGLSFVAASAAMLVPRLLRVRPAFDILFGTAVLLSTWSSVLGLFIAARWWDLPMHFFTNGIVAAMLYVVLVRFHVLADAETLPRPVLSAALMVTALGLSLGVLWEFFEWFGRTYLDPEILTGYADSLGDLLQGGLGSLVAGLSMRFLAGRPRHVSERLPSGEAGHSD; encoded by the coding sequence ATGACCGATGCCGCGCTGATCGGCCCGGTGAGCGCGCCCGACGTGCACGTCATGACGTTCAACGTCCGGCGGCGCACCACCGCGCTGCCGGGGAGTCCCGACCGCTGGAATGCGCGTGCCCCGCTCGTCCGGCGTCTGCTGCGGGCCGAGCAGCCGACGCTTCTCGGCGTGCAGGAGGCACTCGCCGACCAGGTCGACGCGGTCGCGGGCGCCCACGGATCGCGGTATCGACGGGTCGGTCGCGGCCGCAGCGCCACGGGCGGCGGCGAGCACTGCGCGATCTTCTACGACGCCGACCGGCTCGAGCTGACCGCGTGGCGCCAGCGGGCCCTGTCCGCAACTCCGGATGCGCCCGGCTCGCGGTCGTTCGGCAACCTCACACGTCGCATCGTGGTGTCGGCCGAGTTCACCGACACAGCGACAGGGTCGGCACTGATCGTCTTCAACACCCATCTCGATCACGTCTCCGGGCGCTCGAGGCTCGCATCTGCGGCGATGATCCTCAACCTCGTGCTGCAGGCGGAATCCGCGGACCCCGATGCGGCGATCGTCGTGACCGGAGATTTCAACGCGGGTGCCGGCTCCGCGGTCACGCGCCGCCTGACGGCGGAGGGAGCGCTGCGGGACGCCTGGGACGCCGCGTCCGAGCGGCTGACGCCGCCGTGGGGAACCTACTCGAACTACCGCGCGCCGCGCCCGGGCGGCAGCCGCATCGATCGCATCCTCGTCGGTCGACGGGTCGACGTGCTCCGCGCCGGGGTGAACGCAGCGAGATTCGACGGCCGGGCGGCATCCGACCATGAACCGGTGCAGGCCGTGCTCCGCCCCGCGGTTCGCCCGACGATCTCGTCTGATGGCATGATCCGCACCTCGCTGCGGCGCCCCGAAGGACCGGCCGAGATCGTCGGCGACGTGCTCCGCGTGCTCAGCATCGTCGTGGCAGGCATCGGCTGGGGCCCGCTCTCGGGGTTGAGCTTCGTGGCGGCGTCGGCCGCGATGCTCGTCCCCCGACTGCTCCGAGTCCGGCCCGCCTTCGACATCCTCTTCGGCACGGCGGTGCTCCTCTCGACCTGGAGCAGCGTGCTCGGACTCTTCATCGCGGCGCGCTGGTGGGACCTCCCCATGCACTTCTTCACCAACGGCATCGTCGCGGCGATGCTCTACGTCGTGCTCGTGCGATTCCACGTGCTCGCCGACGCCGAAACGCTCCCGCGCCCCGTGCTCTCGGCCGCGCTCATGGTCACGGCGCTCGGCCTGTCACTCGGCGTGCTCTGGGAGTTCTTCGAGTGGTTCGGCCGCACCTACCTCGACCCGGAGATCCTGACCGGGTACGCGGACTCCCTCGGCGACCTCCTGCAGGGCGGTCTCGGGTCGCTCGTCGCCGGCCTGTCGATGCGGTTCCTCGCGGGTCGTCCCCGGCACGTCAGCGAGCGACTTCCCTCAGGGGAGGCGGGCCACTCGGACTGA